Within the Oncorhynchus kisutch isolate 150728-3 linkage group LG13, Okis_V2, whole genome shotgun sequence genome, the region CAACAAACTCGCGGCAGGGCAGAATCAAATATGCAGTAGTCCCTAGGCGACGAAAAGTTCTGAATCAGAAGATCAGTCAGCCAAGAGTCGAACTCAATCAAACAAGTCATGATACCATCGAAACAAAGAATAATATCTTCCTTCATCATGACAACAAACAACCTATAGGTTCATTTTCGGATAAAAAATATCAGAGGATATCCGGAGAGAAAAAAGGAACGAGctagccaggagtcgaacctagaatcttctgatccgtagtcagacgcgttatccattgcgccactagCCCGCTGAAAATGATACAGGAACTATTACTTTATAAAGTTATCACGATCTGATTTGTAGAGTCATAGTGCGATTATTAAACTGTAACTTTGTTCAaattatgtatttgtgtgtgataCATAATAAGTTGCTGCCTATACTTTATCATAGTTTGCAAATGTACTACGACGCTAAATGTTTGACCCTGGACGCGAACTCCGGTCCAGCCATAATATACAATGTGCACATTCATTGACACGTCACTAGGTCAGACCTCTAAAGATGGCGACCGCCTACGAGAAATTCAACCTGTAAGTCTTGAAAATATATATAGTTTTCAGTCTTTTATATTCAGAAGCTAGCTAGTACAACTTTTCTGAAAACGTTGCCATATTTTGATGAGAGAAAATTGCCGTAGGTGTACGTCTAGAGCTAGCTAGCAGATGATAAACTAGTTAGCTAACGTTCAACAGCAATTACAGGCTGCAGTCATTCGTATGCGGGATTTGTTTCAGTTTACAGtattgtagctaacgttagtttacAGTCATGTCAAGGATGTGTAGTTGTGTTGTCCGTAACAGTACTTATTTAGCCATCTGCCTTTCGATTTAATTGAGTGGTAGAATTCAATCGATCTTGTTGATGAAGCAGCTAGCTAAAAAATAGTTAGCTTAGCTGTTAACGTTAGTTAGCCTATTGAGCCAGCTAGTGAGGAGCTAGTATGTGTGAGCTAGCTTGTGGTGACGTTAGCCATTAACTAAGTTGAGCGTTTGCCAAATCAAGCCAATGTTTTCCCTTTGTATAAGGCGTCACCATGCCAAATGTTCGTCTACCAAGGGCACTGATTTTGTATCTCCCTcctctgtgccccccccccccccccccccccataggcaCACTACCCCAGAGAAGTTTTACATTGAGGCTTGTGATGACGGCTCCAATGATGTACTGTCCATTGACAGGGTGTCCACAGAAATGATCCTCACCGGTATGTTGAGtaggctgtgtttgtgtgtgtgttatatcatCATGGCATGATACTGTCTTATGCCGACCAAGTccattgtatatatttttttatttaactaggaaagtccgtttaagaacagattcttatttacaatgatggcctaccaaaaggcctcctgcggggaagAGGGCTGGGATTAataataggacaaaacacatcacgacgagagataaacgcaacactacataaagagagacctaagacgacaacacagcatggtagcaacatgacaACGACATGGTAACAACACGGCAGCAGCACAAAAcggtacaaacattgttgggcacagacaacagcacaaagggcaagaaggttgaGACAACAATACACCACGCaatgcagccacaactgtcagtaagagtgtccatgattgagtctttgaatgaagagactgagataaaactgtccagtttgagtgtttgttgcagctcgttccagtcactagctgcagcgaactgaaagaTAAGCGAATGGTGGTTTGTGATCATAAAGGCAATGAAAAaatgatgtggctcagttggtagagcactgTGCAATGGcagagttgtgggtttgattcccatgggagACCAGTACAAAACAAGTATGAAAATGTCTGCACTCACTACCGTAAGTCACTCAAGATAAGCGTGTCTGCTAAAATTactcaaatgttttaaaaaatgatgattatttgtctttgtctctctagTGAGGAAAGACATTCCTCCCCATGCGGTCACCAGGCCAATATGTGGGATCATGGGAACTATCCGTCTGGTGGCAGGTAGGTTCAATCTTGCACTCTGTAAAATGATCCATTGAGAAGACTTTACCTGTGTACACACAAATGTTCTTAACAGGGTGAGTGTTTACTTTACCTGTGCCCCTCTGCCTACCCTCCCCAGGCACGTACCTCATCGTTGTCACAAAGAAGAAAAAGGTGGGTGACCTGTTGGGCCATGCTGTGTGGAAGGCTATGGACTTTGACGTTATCTCTTACAAGAAGACTGTGCTGCACCTGACAGACAACCAGGTAGGGAGGTGTGAGTTGGGGCCCCAGTGCCAGCCCACAACCACGAGCACCCAAGCTCAGCATGTTAATGATGGTGGGTTGTTTTGATGTGGATGCTGACCTGTCAAACCCTAGCCTGACCAATACGAATGCATTATATTGGACAGAGGATGCTAGGCATCTGCGCTGACATAGATGCCCTGTGTTGAATTGGCTATGGAGCCGGTCCACGGCAGACAGTGTGTCTGTAGACAGTCAAGTGTATGTGAAGGGCAAAGAGAAAGAGACCCCTTCTCACAGACAGAACAAGTACTGCATTCAGATGGTGTCATCATGTAGCTGTTACAAGAACACTCTGTGTTTCTCTATTAGTGAGCATCTCTATGTTGGCCTCTAGTTACAGTACTGGTGGAGGAGATGTTATTTATAGTATATAAGTTTAGATTCcttgtatatattattttaggATAGTGGTCATCCGATACTTTCTAACCATCATTCCACCTAACTTCTGTTTTGCTTTCCTTCTTCAACCTTCCTCCTGACCTCTCACCTTTGACCTCTGTGCTTTCCTTGGTTAACCAGCTTCCTGACCTCTCACCTTTGACCCCTCTGCTTTCCTTGTTCAACCTGCCACCTGACCTatctttgacctctgacctcatcAGATGCAGGACAACAAAGCCTTCCTGTCCATGATCAACAGTGTTCTGCTCACAGACGGCTTCTACTTTGCTACAGACTACGACCTGACCCACACTCTGCAGAGACTTGCCAACACCAGCCCTGAGTTCCAGGAGATGAGCCTGCTGGAAAGGGTGAGAGAATGAGGGGATATATATGTATGTGAGGGAGGAAAATAATGTAAAAACATGTTTCCATTTGGAGATACATTCATGAAAACACAAGTAATGTGTTTGTACTTGTGTCCTGTACAGATGCAGACATTTCCTATGCAGGGCATGTGGAAACAAGTCGAATGGAATGATAAAGATGTGTTGTGTTCTTGCCCTCTTTTTTTTAGGCAGATCAGCGGTTTGTGTGGAATGGTCACCTGTTGAGAGAATTCATGCCACAGCCAGAGGTAAGGACAGAACTGACACATGTTAACCACTTGTGGTAAATATAGAATGAATATGTTCCAGTACAGATCTTATGATCATTCTAAACTGCATtgtctctgttcttctcttgACAGCTGCACAGGTTTGCTTTCCCAGTTGTCCACGGCTGTATCCTTTCAGGTTTGTTTTTTTGTTACCAACTCCAGATTAAGACTTTTCCCACTCTTCAATTCTCATAAACAGGAAGACCTCATTACCACTTCCTGTGTAAGACAACAGATATTGCCCATGTGAGATATGTCATTCACAGGGCGGTTGTTTATAATGACTGAACTGTTAAACAGCATTGTAGTTTAAACCCTGTAATCTGTAAATAGTGTGAAATCTACCCTCTGTGAACAGTTGCATGTGTGCACAACACACTAGATCACATGGTCATTTTCACCTCCATATTTTGCATGGGGTTTAGCGGTCTGAATGACTGGATGTAAACCAGCTCGTGATTCCCCCATTTCTCTGGATTAGTCTTGTCATTCTTTTCCCTGAGAAAAGCATAGACCATGTATAtggtcggcagggtagcctagtgattcgagcgttggactagcaaccggaaggttgcaaattcaaacccccgagctgacaaggtacaaatctgtcgttctgcccctgaacaggcagttaacccactgttcctaggccgtcattgaaaataagaatttgttcttaactgacttgcctagttaaataaagctaaaTAAATATCAATAGAAGTGAACTTGCAGTTTGCTCCTTTAGCCACAAGGGGGAGCTAGAGATTCATATTATAATTGGGAAATTAGGGGTATTGTATTTACAGACAAGGAAAGTGAATCCATTGACATAATATGATAAACATCACAACACTCCAAAACATTTTCTGAAAAGGAGGTCAGAGAAAGGTTGAATTTAGGAGGTAAAGTTAGGCTTTAAAGGTTTAGAACGTGTTACCCCTAACCATGTGTTGTCCAGTCATCATTATGAAGTCCTGCTGCATCAATGGGAAGATCTTTGACTGGAACATCATCTCCAGGCGGAGCTGCTTCAGGGCTGGAGTACGTTACTACGTCAGAGGTGACTGACTCCACATCCACCAGCACGTCTAACTGGAGCTTTCTGACTAGAGCAGGGATGACGGACAATCTTTTCCACAGTGGACCGGTGTGGGTGCAGGGGGTTTTGTTCCAGCCAAACagtaatacatacagtaccagtcaaaagtttggacacgcctactctttcaaggggttttccttgtagaataatagtgaagacatcaaaagtatgaaatggaatcatgtagtaatcaaaaaagtgttaaacaaatcaaaataaaattttgattcttaaaagtagccaccctttgccttgatgacagctttgcacactcttggcattctctcaaccagcttcatgaggaatgcttttccaacagtcttgaaggagtgcccacatatgctgagcacttgttggctgcttttccttcactctgcggtccaaaccatctcaattgggttgaggtcgggtgattgtggaggccagatcatctgatgcagcactccatcactctccatcactctccttagtcaactagctcttacacagcctggaggtgtattgggtcattgtcctgttaaaaaaaaaaatgatagtcccactaggcgcaaaccagatgggatggtgtatcgctgcagaatgctgtggtagccatgctggttaagtgtgaccttgaattctaaataaatcatgtgtcaccaacaaagcactcccgcaccatcacacctcctcctccatgcttcacggtggggcccacacatgcagagattatccgttcacctactctgcgtcacatagacacagcggttggaaccaaaaatctgaaatagggactcatcagaccaaaagacagatttctactggtctaatgtccattgcagcAAAGTTAAGTCTGGGTcttactttcctgtggcggtcctcatgagagccaatttcatcatagcgcttgctGGTTTTggcgactacacttgaagaaacgttcaaagttcttagTTTTCCGCATTaagatcttcatgtcttaaattattGATGGActttcgtttctctttgcttatttgagctgttcttgccatgacatagccctatttggtaaaataccaagtccatcttctgtataccacccctaccttgtcacaacacaactgattggctcaaacgcattaagaaggaaagaaattccacaaatgaacttttaacaaggcacacctgttaattgaaatgcattccaggtaactacctcataaagctggttgagagaatgacaaggctgtgcaaagctgtcaacatacattttttttgtttgcagggaggttctgagaatgttttactatggttccctgaaagtttttCTGTTAGGTTTTATTAACGTTCTGAGCAAAAGTTTCAATTGGACTTAACACTGCTATCTTAGTTTGGGTTAACTGTTTTGTGCACAGATAGGACACGTGGAAATTCATATGCTTAGGCatgtttcttaaaaaaaaattgtggcaTGGCATAGGTAAGATCCAAACCTATGCTCTTCTGTTCTcgatccatggaattagtccactgcgccaccaggatggagctagcatgccataTATTTTTCTAACAAATACAAAGTTGTTCATTTGAGTTTATAATTAGAAttattcccaatgtcaaaccactTGGAGAACATTACAAACATTGAAATtcaatgtaaccatgtttgaacttttaggaaatgtTCTGTTAAGGTAATGAAATACCAAGTAAATACTCCCTCCCCCCTTTTTTTCTccttccttaaatgtgctgagaatttTCATAGTAAtgaactatcctgcaccatttccggaaagttgtgggaaggtttttTGCAAAATAAtcataggacaaccacactctcaccaagctctaagaaacatggttctcagaacgttatatGCTAGCTGGGTCTTCAATCAATATATTGATTCGTGGAATCAGGTGTTTTACAGCTGGGTTGGAACAACACCCTGCACACACACCAGCCATTTGCAGATAATATTGTCCTCTCCACTTTATAgttttactgtcaaacactcctcGTTCAGACGGACCATTACATAATGTCTGTTTGGTCCATCAGGCATTGACTCAGAGGGTCATGCAGCTAACTTTGTGGAGACGGAGCAGATTGTCCAGTACAGCGGGGGCAAGGCCTCATTCGTACAGACCCGAGGCTCCATCCCCTTCTACTGGTCCCAACGACCCAACCTCAAGTACAAACCAAAACCTCAGATCAGCAAAACCATTGACCATGTAAGCTACCTGTTacaatattcatatttttttatttcatgtTCAAACATTTTAATTTACAGTACAAGTCATTTAATTACAGTAGAGGTATATGATATTGAGGATTACTATTACTGAGTTCTAAAGCCTTTCTTACCTTTTATTGTCCTGCTTTCACAGCTGGATGGCTTCCAAAGGCATTTTGACTCGCAGATCATCATTTATGGAAAGCAAGTGATTTTAAATCTGATTGACCAGAAAGGCTCAGAGAAGCAATTGGAACAGGCCTTTGACAAAATGGTGTCCAGCTTGGGCAACGGCATGGTCAAGTAAGGACTATAGCTTTTCCCCATCATTCATTCTGATCCCACTATGCCCGTCTTCTTCTAACGTcattcatgtatttatttttttagagGTGAACATTCTGTCTAAAGCCATGGAACTTGAAATAACCCCTTACAGAAAATGATTTAATTGGATTTTACATAACTTTTCTCCCTGTACCGTGCACCTCTAGGTACATAGCGTTTGACTTCCACAAGGAATGCAGTCGGATGAGGTGGCATCGCCTGCAGATCTTAGTCGATATGGTGACAGAGATGCAGGATGAGTATGGGTAGGTATTTAGTCTGCATGGCCGGCCATGTCATTCTGTCTTTgtgtatttagttttttttggggtgggggtgttcatctctctgtggttTGCTGATTTGTTTTGTGACAAATGTTATTGTAAAATCAAATAGGAATCAAATTGTTTGATTGGTTGGTCAGGTACTTCTTGGTTGATGTGGATGGGAACGTTCTGGTGCAACAGGAAGGGATGTTCCGCAGTAACTGCATGGACTGTTTGGACCGTACCAACGTCATCCAGAGTCTGCTGGCACGACGCTCACTGCAGTCACAGCTGGAGGTGGGAACCACCAACCAGACACGCCCACACTGACTAGACATGTCCAttttatagatatatatatatatatatatatatatatatatcacacacacactcttactacATCCATCTAAACACTTCCACCACATCTAGACATACTATCTGTCTTTGACATAATGAGCAATGTCATGTTCCTCTCTGTTCCAGAGTTTTACTGATCATCAAAGGTGTAGACCTAGCCTCCCCTTTTACATTCTGTAAAAGCAATGGTAAAAAATCTTAATGGCAAACTACATTTCAGGAGGAGCTCGTCCATTTTGACCTAACAGACCTTTGACTTGACAAAGTCATGCGTTTCACAACTTCTTCGACTCACTTGACCCACATTTGCAAATGAGCAACAAACTGACAAAACTGAGACTGGAAAATCCAAACTCTATGTTGAAGGCCTCTGACTAAAGCTGCTGTCTCTGTGGACTTTGACTGTGGGCTGTTTTAGTTATCTGACCCTATGTGGGCTGTGAAAAGGTCAGGTCTCATCTCACCCAGGTACATTAAATACTTCAGGTACCATTGTGTTTTATTCAACTGTTTTAGCACTGTGGGTTAAATTGTCATTGAAACATGTATTAATAGTGTAGTAGTTAGGCTGCTGGTTGACCCACAGGGTGATGAAGGTGCAGTTGCATTAAGGTCTTTCGGGTAAACAACAGTGCTGAATCTGATGGCGACCATCTGGGTTCCTCCTTGCCCCCTGTGGTCAGGCCACTGCAGTATCTCACCACACATCTTTGTTTATCTGCAGCGACTGGGAGTTCTCCACATGGGCCAGAGGATTGAAGATCAGTCCGACTTCGAGAAGATCTACAAAAATGGTGATCCTCAGCTGAAATCTGCACACTTTCCTACCCCTCTGCCAGCACGAACACAGCATTGTCTTCCTTATGAGATTATTCCAACACTACGGTTTATTAACATGATTGAAATCCTCCCCTCTTTCCACTCACTAAATCTGTTTTCTTTCTTCcaccccccttttcctctctcacaCTTGCCCGCTGCAGCGTGGGCAGACAATGCCAATGCGTGTGCCAAGCAGTATGCTGGCACAGGGGCCTTGAAGACGGACTTcacaaggtgagagagaggggttcgCGTGTTTCTTCCTAATCTGGTGATTAGCAAACTAAGGCACAGGACTGGCTCTCTTCATGGATTCTAATAGAACTTGTCCATTTATATAATGACAGAGAACTAGTTGTCTTTCTGCTGGCACAGTACCATCCCACTGTCAGTCACACCCCACACACCTATGAAGTTGGCCATGCATTATTGGCTATGAACTACATAAAAACATTGTACTGGTTTTGGTGATGAGTATTGAATGGACTGGTGCCCTTAGAacagggaggaaggagtaggatGTTTTGCTAGTGACCTTTGTTATAACCAGGAAGACAACTCTTGAGTAAGAGCGTGCTCAGGAAAGGGTGGAGGATGACATCGATGATTatttgtagtgtgtgtgagagattatgACAAGGATGACTGAAGAGTTGCTCATGTCTCAGAACAGGGAAGAGGACACAATGGGGGCtggtgatggatggatggaactcCATGATCAGATACTACAAGAACAACTTCTCAGATGGCttcagacaggtgtgtgtctacTGTGCATGTGTGCCAGTTATTAGTCATGTTTTTGTAAATGTGACTAATGAAAAATGCTTGACGTGTGTGGTAACTGATAATTGAGACATCTCTCCTGATCATCAGGACTCTATTGATCTGTTCCTGGGTAACTATTCCATTGATGAGGCAGACATGACCACACCCCTTCATGAGACCAAAGACTGGAAGTTCCTCACGGTGAGATCGGATTGGCTAGGCCTGATCACTGCTATGTGTACTGATTGGCTACAATATGTGTTGGTTTCAGTCACAGGTGGTAGATTGAGATTTCGTTATGTTATTTAACTCCtgtttcccctctccccctctagttGCCCATTATCATGGTTGTGGCATTCTCCATGTGTATCATCTGCCTCCTCATGGCTGGTAAGACCGCAGTGGACTCCCTTGTCAATTCTGCATTGAATCCTAATAGGGGCATGGAATTTGTTTGAAAATTCTACTTACACCTGCACCGATCTCAAGTTCGGATTTGGTCCCATAAACACATTTTGCCGTACTTCGTTTTACAACACTGTTTCCACTGGTATTGACTAGGCAAGTATGTGCTATCAATGAGTACTTTTTCGGTACCTAGTTATTACCTGTAGTCACCCTCCAtgtcgccccccccccacccccccctcagGTGACACGTGGACGGAGACCCTGGCGTATGTGCTGTTCTGGGGCACAGCTAGCTTTGTGACGGCCGGCGTCATCCTCTTCAACGGTCGGGAGTTTGTAGACTCGCCCAAGCTGGTCCAGAAGGAGAAGATGGACTGAATGTGTGCGTGTGGAAAGCGGCTACGCCCCACagacttctcctcttcctcttcatcccaCTCTTCTTCATCATCGTACCCTCAGGATCAGCGGGCCTGGAGCCTGTACTGATTACTGAGCCAATGgcatgaggaagaggaagaggagggtggggtgagaGAAAGGCCAGGTGTATGATGTAGGGCTGTGAAGCATACAGGGACTCGCTCTGCACTGGCCTGCTGCTGTCCACACCACTAAGCACATTGTTTGGGCTGGGGAAGATCCCtaaccttgtccatagactgacTGTATAAGCTGAAAACTGTCAGATTTTATGATACAATACCCCACTACGGTAACACAGTTACTCCGCTGCACGGAATGCATATGAACGGGCACTGCTGTTGTTGCCATAGCAACCTAGCCAAGGGaactacttaaaaaaaatatcttGCTTTTTTGTTGATTTGTCACCTAGCTACATCATGTCATATTTGCTCTGTTGGTTGCCATATTGTTTCAGTGTCATTGCCCCTTAGTGGTCGATCTGAAGGTAGTGTCTTAGTGTGATAGCTGACCTATTGGGTGCCAGTGGCTGTCTGTCGGCCCAGCCCAAGCCATGATCCCAAAACTAGGTCACCAATAGTCATGGAGAGAATGTGCTAGCTGGCCAGTGGTTGTTGAGAGAATGTTCTAGCTGCTCAATAGGCAGGAAGAGAACGTGCTAGCTGGCCAGTGGTTGTTGAGAGAATGTGCTAGCTGGCCAGTGGTTGTTGAGAGAA harbors:
- the LOC109901862 gene encoding phosphatidylinositide phosphatase SAC1-B-like; this translates as MATAYEKFNLHTTPEKFYIEACDDGSNDVLSIDRVSTEMILTVRKDIPPHAVTRPICGIMGTIRLVAGTYLIVVTKKKKVGDLLGHAVWKAMDFDVISYKKTVLHLTDNQMQDNKAFLSMINSVLLTDGFYFATDYDLTHTLQRLANTSPEFQEMSLLERADQRFVWNGHLLREFMPQPELHRFAFPVVHGFIIMKSCCINGKIFDWNIISRRSCFRAGVRYYVRGIDSEGHAANFVETEQIVQYSGGKASFVQTRGSIPFYWSQRPNLKYKPKPQISKTIDHLDGFQRHFDSQIIIYGKQVILNLIDQKGSEKQLEQAFDKMVSSLGNGMVKYIAFDFHKECSRMRWHRLQILVDMVTEMQDEYGYFLVDVDGNVLVQQEGMFRSNCMDCLDRTNVIQSLLARRSLQSQLERLGVLHMGQRIEDQSDFEKIYKNAWADNANACAKQYAGTGALKTDFTRTGKRTQWGLVMDGWNSMIRYYKNNFSDGFRQDSIDLFLGNYSIDEADMTTPLHETKDWKFLTLPIIMVVAFSMCIICLLMAGDTWTETLAYVLFWGTASFVTAGVILFNGREFVDSPKLVQKEKMD